The following coding sequences are from one bacterium window:
- a CDS encoding VOC family protein — protein sequence MLHHIEIYVFDLARTRAFWSWLLCDELGYTVYQQWDQGVSFRAGSTYIVFVQTEPRFLDVKYHRCRTGLNHLAFHAQSPAQVDALTTKLRERGVTILYQDRHPHAGGPDSYAVFFEDPDRIKVEVTCSESE from the coding sequence ATGCTCCATCATATTGAAATTTATGTCTTTGACTTGGCGCGCACGCGGGCATTCTGGTCATGGCTCTTGTGCGATGAGTTAGGCTACACCGTCTATCAGCAGTGGGATCAGGGCGTGAGCTTTCGCGCTGGTTCCACATATATAGTGTTCGTCCAGACCGAGCCGAGGTTTCTGGATGTAAAGTATCATCGCTGCCGGACGGGCCTGAATCATCTGGCCTTTCACGCGCAGTCACCCGCGCAGGTGGACGCGCTGACAACCAAGCTGCGGGAGCGCGGCGTGACCATACTATATCAAGACCGCCATCCGCACGCCGGCGGGCCAGACAGCTACGCCGTGTTTTTCGAAGACCCCGACCGGATCAAAGTGGAAGTGACGTGCTCTGAAAGTGAATAA